One window of Watersipora subatra chromosome 3, tzWatSuba1.1, whole genome shotgun sequence genomic DNA carries:
- the LOC137391862 gene encoding uncharacterized protein, with the protein MKGLIIFACLFVSTMAYTKCKTDADCKESECCIKSSLHNLRYGRCYQEAFQEGETCYPDYKGSCGCIEGTECLSKTVKVFLNFETVYHTCQRPGSIGEGSGEGSGEGSGEM; encoded by the exons ATGAAAGGACTCATCATCTTTGCTTGCTTGTTCGTCTCCACCATG GCGTATACAAAATGCAAGACAGACGCTGACTGCAAAGAGTCTGAATGCTGCATTAAGTCATCTCTACACAACCTGAGATATGGCAGGTGCTACCAAGAGGCATTCCAAGAAG GAGAGACTTGCTACCCAGACTACAAAGGTAGCTGTGGATGCATAGAAGGCACTGAATGCCTCAGCAAAACTGTCAAGGTGTTCTTGAACTTTGAGACTGTATACCACACTTGCCAGAGACCTGGTAGCATTGGTGAAGGTTCAGGAGAAGGTTCAGGAGAAGGCTCTGGAGAGATGTAA
- the LOC137390576 gene encoding uncharacterized protein, translating to MDEFFYTPKSTFSYLDLTRLICIRPNLALSFRKGIPRSESPCLTLFSSEHTHNQEAEDQPQPVTIDDENGTGEDGKDMSLRELKRNIFEVLPDSILPPPDHKVKSKTIAEQMLSQDRPQDDDDTDYSLPLSQVMTSAIEEVKHQKQAFTSKYPRIRGFHVSNYQVQGDTLKSSYSRTDEDAALLALSTGRRRSEIHALTRESINISEDTIQLGVNRGFMAKTQKASDPELKILVRANPGNPNLCPYLTLLEYLTVTNDLCDNNGNLFLSYIRPHKPITQDSVSRWICCAIRDSYKVLDMSSLPETNAHEVRAIAASMFISDDNNVDDILATGLWSSKWSFLGHYKRDIPWDLSQFKSLVVVNKVLKL from the exons ATGGACGAGTTCTTTTATACTCCAAAATCGACATTCTCTTACCTTGACTTGACTCGGTTGATTTGCATCCGACCTAACCTCGCCCTGTCCTTTCGGAAGGGGATACCCAGGTCGGAATCTCCTTGTCTCACCCTCTTTAGCTCGGAGCACACGC ACAATCAAGAAGCAGAAGACCAGCCTCAACCAGTGACCATTGATGATGAAAACGGGACAGGGGAAGATGGCAAAGACATGTCCTTGAGGGAGCTGAAAAGGAACATCTTTGAAGTACTCCCGGATTCCATACTACCCCCTCCAGATCACAAAGTAAAGAG CAAGACTATCGCCGAACAGATGCTATCTCAAGACAGACCACAAGATGATGACGATACAGACTATAGTCTGCCCTTGTCTCAGGTCATGACTTCAGCCATAGAAGAGGTCAAACACCAGAAACAAGCCTTCACATCAAAATATCCCAGAATAAGAGGGTTCCATGTATCAAACTACCAAGTACAGGGGGACACTCTCAAATCGTCTTACAGCCGCACTGACGAGGACGCTGCTCTTCTGG CCCTGAGCACTGGGAGGAGGAGATCAGAGATCCATGCCCTCACTAGAGAGTCCATCAACATCTCTGAAGATACCATCCAACTCGGAGTTAATCGCGGCTTTATGGCCAAGACACAGAAGGCAAGCGATCCGGAACTGAAAATCCTCGTTAGAGCTAACCCAGGAAATCCAAACCTGTGTCCTTATCTGACATTACTAGAATATCTGACAGTTACTAATGATTTATGTGACAATAATGGTAATCTGTTTCTGTCTTACATCAGACCTCATAAACCCATCACTCAAGATTCTGTTTCAAGATGGATTTGTTGTGCTATTAGAGACTCTTATAAAGTTTTAGATATGTCTTCTCTACCAGAAACCAATGCCCATGAGGTTAGGGCTATAGCGGCCTCTATGTTCATTTCAGATGATAATaatgttgatgacattttagCCACTGGCCTATGGTCAAGCAAGTGGTCCTTTCTGGGACACTATAAAAGAGATATACCGTGGGACCTGTCCCAATTTAAGTCACTGGTGGTCGTTAATAAAGTGTTGAAGCTCTAA